In the genome of Pithys albifrons albifrons isolate INPA30051 chromosome 36, PitAlb_v1, whole genome shotgun sequence, one region contains:
- the LOC139684190 gene encoding zinc finger protein 397-like codes for MNSGSSCLYPKLGHIDKEAARKRKMPQDPQRGPELSTESTEAEAVLNSSTVQKVTGEEKPGRSQRRRSSKPSKGFSEERKARLSQEGSQSLSQSSDLVVQQRLQARKKHYKCLECGKSFSESCNLIRHQQIHTGERPYECLECGKRFQMSSDLLRHKLTHTGERPFRCTKCGKSFNHNSNLLRHQRIHTGERPYKCSECGKRFQTSSHLLVHERMHTGEKPFHCTDCGKSFNCNSHLVTHRRIHSGERPYKCEVCGKSFNRNFHLISHQRIHTRGQPYKCGECGKSFTHRSTLATHQRTHQ; via the exons CAGGTTCCAGTTGCTTATACCCAAAGCTTGGCCACATAGACaaggaggctgcgaggaagaggaagatgccccaggacccccagagag gccctgagctgagcacagaaagCACGgaggcagaggctgttttgaacagctccacagtGCAGAAagtcactggggaggaaaagccaggGAGATCCCAGAGAAGGAGGAGCTCCAAACCTAGCAAGGGGTTTTCTGAAGAGAGAAAAGCCAGGCTGTCCCAGGAAGGCAGCCAGAGCTTaagccagagctctgacctggtggtgcagcagcGACTTCAGGCAAGGAAGAAGcactacaagtgcttggaatgtggaaAGAGCTTCAGTGAGAGCTGCAATCTGATCCGCCACCAGCAGATTCACACCGGGGAACGGCCCTACGAGTGCttggagtgtgggaagaggtttcagatgAGCTCAGATCTCCTCAGGCATAAGTTGacacacacgggggagaggcctTTTCGCTGCACCAAatgtgggaaaagcttcaaCCACAACTCCAACCTCCTCAGGCACCagcgcatccacactggggagaggccctacaagtgttctgagtgtgggaagaggtttcagaccagctcccATCTACTTGTTCATGAGAGGATGCACACGGGGGAGAAGCCCTTTcactgcaccgactgcgggaagagcttcaactGCAACTCCCACCTCGTCACCCACCGACGCATCCACTCTGGAGAGAGGCCTTACAAGTGTGAGGtgtgtgggaaaagcttcaaCCGCAACTTCCACCTCATCAGCCACCAGCGCATCCACACTAGAGGGCAGCCTTACaagtgtggggagtgtgggaagagcttcacccacAGATCTACTTTGGCCACACACCAACGGACACACCAGTAA